TGCACGAGCCAAATTTAACTCTTGATCACCGTAAATTGGAATGCCAACCATTGGTACACCGTGGTAAAGACTCTCGGTAGTCCCGAGAAGACCACCGTGCGTGATAAATAGTTTCACCTTCGGATGAGCAAGAATGTCGCTCTGTGGCATCCACGACTTGATCAGCACGTTCGGTGGTTTGTTCGGAAGACTATCGTTCTCGTACTTCCAGATGACGTTCTCCTTCAGCCCACGGAACACGTTCACGAAAGCGGCACGCTTTTCTTCAGGGAAGTTTCGACCCTTTAGCATGGAACCCATGGAGAAGTAGATAACACCATCGGATGCTTCGTCCATGTACCGTTGTATGTCAACTGGAAGTTTCTTTGGCGGTTGAATTTGAATGCCTCCGATCTCAACCATGTTCGGAGCATAAGGATGTGGGTAGCTAAGACTGAAGTGCTGATTAACGAATGCCAACCGGACACTTTCAAGCGTCTGTTGGAAGGTGAGCTTCGCGTTCGGGAAGTATCGATGAAACATGGCTTCTTGTTTGGGAAGAAACACACATCGATAGTACAGCTTGTCGAGATGGCCCACTAATGCATTCGCAAAGCGCTGCCAGAAGGACATATCGTTCGTAAAGCTAAGGAAGGTGTGCGGTATGTACGAGTACGGGTAAGGTGTACCGACGAGTTCGCTTGTCCACATTGATGCCCCGAAAGGAGCGAACGCAAACAGATGGCCACCAAAATGTTCCGCCAAACCGTAGAGAACCTCGCTTGCGAACGACTCCACGATGACCGCGTCAAACCGTTCGCCGGATTTCATCAGCTCTATCATCTTCGGATGTTCCAGCACACCTTGCGAGGAAAGAGGGCCAAATTCATTGTACACCAGATATAACACCATCAGGTTCGGTGCGTTCTTGTATTCGAAGAGATTCGGCCCAGATACATCGTGCGCGGCGGCTAATTCCGGCATAAGAATGTCACGGTGACGGCCAGGTGGCGCATCTTTCATTGCGTACGGGCTGACGATGGTCACATCGTGACCTGCGTCAAGTAACGCTTTCATAAGACCAGCACCAATGATGTAATGGGATCGTCCGACAGAAGGTAATATGCCAAGGATTCGTGCTGCATCCGTTGGTGGAGCACTACATCCCAGTAGAAGTAAGCCTAGCACTGCTAGGGACAACATACGCGAGTACTCCATAAGCGAATTCTAGTTTCGGGTCAGGGTTAAGATGTCACCCGAATAACCCCTTATCACGCTTGGGACACTGAAGAAAGACACTGTACGTAACGATTTTGAGAGCACGTTCCCGAAAACCGAACTGCCTGTCGCCGTTTATTAGTGCAAACTAGTCGTCTACCAGGATCCTACACGGGTGAGAACCTTCTAGCTAGTGGCGCAATCTTATCATGCGTGAGTTAGGAAAGGGAGCCGCACCTGAGCAATCAGTAAGTTTGGCTTGAACTCTCTTCTCAGCCGCTCTCTTATACGTATACACTGCGGACTCTCGCGAACACACATACGAATAGGAAACAATCTAGCAAGCCTCGGTAAAATGCTAGCAAAGCTTCATTCTACGCTACATCACGTTCCCGGTGCATGCACATGTACCGGCAGATGGCTACTGACGACGAtctatatttgtttgtttatgcatGGTAAACCAAACAGTGCCAATGACAATGCACCCTCTTAAATGGCCATGTTCGCCAACTGCAAATACACGATGGGCGGAAAAGCTTCTACCACCAAGTGGTGCCCTTCCCAAAGCAGCGCCGGCCAAACAACGGCGGCGATAGATGCCTATTTTTAACGGAAGATCCACGACACGTTAACGAAAGTTGTAGTGTTTGTCTGTGTTTTTACCCACATCTTCAAGCGTTTTAAACAAGCGTTAAACAGCAGACTTTCAGGCTGATCACGTTAATTGAAAGGGGTTTTCACCATTGAACTTGACGTGGAGGATGCAGGGGTTGATGCCGGGATGGGTCTCTTATCTCGTGCTGGCTGACTAAAATGTTGCAACAACATTGGAACAAACCTATTGTATTAACACTATTGATTTTCGTTTgaaaagttaagaaaaaattAGTTAATTAATCTGATGGATCGATATATCGCCGTTTTAGTCTTGCCTGAGCAATACATGATCGTATTGAAAAAGCATGATTAAGAATgtatgataataaaatattgcctcccatttgttttgaaatccCCAATTTCGTGATGCTGGAATTAACAGCTGATATGAAATTGTACGATAATTGTTCACCAGACGAAATGATCATCCCTCCTCTGGTCCAATCCACGTTCAGCATCGCGGAAGCATTGCGGAATTTTGGAACAAATGTGTGGACAAACTCCGTACAACGAGTTTTCACTCACACATGCGTACGGCATTAGAAGAGTATTAGTATTAGCCGCTCAAGAGTGAAGAGATAATGGTGATACTTGGAGAGGAAGATCCATGCGACACCTCCAAAAGAAAAGAGCAAACATTGACATATTCTCAATTGTGTCGAACACCGAGACGAAAGTTTCTTCCGGTAGCTTGCGTAACTTATTTACCAAGACGACCTTGCCCGCGAAATAAAACTTGATGATGAAGTTCAGGTGGTTTTTACTGGTAATGTTATATGCATCCACTATTCCAGGCCCAGTTGATGGGGAAATGTCTTAGGCGATCAGTTCCTAAACATGACCAAAACGAAAGATATGGGATGTGGACTTTGGAATCGAACTGAATGACGAATAGGTATTGTAATTACCTTAACTACATGATATTGTTTGTCTTGCTGGCTATGGGTAAGATATTTTGATGTATTTCCAAAATAATATTCAATGACAATATGCAAATAATGGTCTATTTTAATTGCGGTTCAAGCAGCCAATTTGTCCCTAATTGCACAATGTGCCTGTAAAGTATAACTTTAACGCCTGACATGAATGCAATTCACATTACACtcactgccttttgaaaatgCAGTCTATGAAAACTAACAGTTAGTCTATACTAGATTTTACCACTATCGTCAATTCAGACGTCCCTCTTCTATCGTATGCGGTCATGAGCTGTTATTTACAactattcattttgtttgattcgtAAACGaattcgaaataaaaattcacTAAGCGACTTCACCTGTTACTGgaacattataaaaaatattctctcAGCTTCAATAGAATTTTTGCGTTGAATATTATTGAACGGTCGATTTGAATGCGAATGCTAGCTTCAAGCGATTGACCGTAGAGGGCGCTACATCAAGCAGTGAAGGCGATCAAGCTGAGGATACCTGAGCTAAGAGGATCAATGACCGCGAGgtatttaatttgttgaatAATGCATGCTTtacgaatgttttatttgtttatttttgtgcaaaTAGTATTGAGATTTATgtttagaacggcctggccgtatcgacttattttaccacgtagccggatagtcagtcctcgCTACGGGgtattggcccggatgggattttggtccagtctgttcgtgtgaagaccggcgccgctaccatcatgccaccgggccgcccctatTGAGATTTATGTTTGATGTTAAACAAATAGCCAAATAGCCAGTACTTGATACGGAGGAACAGTCTGGATGGTACTGTATACCGGTCGTGGCGAGTGAATGTGAACGAGTGAAGCCGCTACCACCTACACCACGCCCTTTTAAAACACCGTTATGTAACAACTATCGAAAGGATTGAAAGATTGAAACACTCTAGCCATATCAAGTCATCTTGAAGACTTCAAGACAAAAGACCACGATCTCTGGTAACTAGCTGGAGTACAAAGTAATTACGAATTTTCATCAAAAGATCTTAAAAATGGCAATATATGCAATAAAAGAATTAGCAGCTCAATTAAGAGTTGTGAGATTCAATGGATTTTACACAGCCTTACGTCTCGTCTACACAAAGTAGGGGACATGTTTGCGTTAGGCGTTAGTATTTAGGACTCAAAATAACACATTGTTATAATATACAGCTATGATCGTTGTTATCTTAGTCATATTATCTCAGACCAATTTTCTAGTATCTCAACTAGCATCCTCAAGGCGCGTGGTAGAATTCGTTGCTAGTGCCGGCTGATAAACACAATCCATCAAGTTTATGCTTATCAACACCCCGTCCGTATATCGTATGTTGCCCTCAAACTTATGAGCGTTAAGCCTCACTGGTAATAATCTAATCATGTAGGTAGAttcgttttgtattttatctCAACAAGAGGTATTGTATTTTGTTGCATCTTTCGGACATCACCAATCTGGCGTTTTGGTTGGATTTGATTTTGGTAACTGTGTTTCTTCTCATTACtgatttttcttcctccttttACTATCATGGTGCACTCGATTGACGATTCCCAACCGTCTCAGCAGTGCCTTGATTGCCGCTCCCATGCCTATTAGCACTGATAAGGCAATCGCGATCATCACTGCGTATACGTCTAGCAGATTGTACTCGATGAAGGACAACCGTACGGCCGGGGATTGAAGCTGTGGGGCACCAC
This Anopheles marshallii chromosome 3, idAnoMarsDA_429_01, whole genome shotgun sequence DNA region includes the following protein-coding sequences:
- the LOC128713662 gene encoding UDP-glycosyltransferase UGT5-like → MEYSRMLSLAVLGLLLLGCSAPPTDAARILGILPSVGRSHYIIGAGLMKALLDAGHDVTIVSPYAMKDAPPGRHRDILMPELAAAHDVSGPNLFEYKNAPNLMVLYLVYNEFGPLSSQGVLEHPKMIELMKSGERFDAVIVESFASEVLYGLAEHFGGHLFAFAPFGASMWTSELVGTPYPYSYIPHTFLSFTNDMSFWQRFANALVGHLDKLYYRCVFLPKQEAMFHRYFPNAKLTFQQTLESVRLAFVNQHFSLSYPHPYAPNMVEIGGIQIQPPKKLPVDIQRYMDEASDGVIYFSMGSMLKGRNFPEEKRAAFVNVFRGLKENVIWKYENDSLPNKPPNVLIKSWMPQSDILAHPKVKLFITHGGLLGTTESLYHGVPMVGIPIYGDQELNLARAEHAGYGVKLAYETLNEETISAAIKKVLADPSYTERAQLISERYRDQPLGPAKTAVYWVEYVLRHGGAPQLQSPAVRLSFIEYNLLDVYAVMIAIALSVLIGMGAAIKALLRRLGIVNRVHHDSKRRKKNQ